Genomic segment of Paenibacillus polymyxa:
TCCGTATCCAGACAGGCGATCAGTTTTCTAAAGCAACGTCAACTGGGCAGAGCGACATTTTTGCCTATGGATGTTATTCGTCCGCGTCAAATCGGTGCAGGAGAACGCCAAATTGCAGAAGGAGCCGAAGGCTTTGTCGGAATCGGTGCAGATCTTGTTCAGTATGATGATCGATATGCCGGAATTGTAGGCAGTCTCTTGGGGAATGTGGTCATTGCCCGTACGTTGGAAGATGCAAACCGTATTGCGGCCCGTTGCCAATATAGATACCGCGTGGTCACTTTGGAAGGCGATGTTGTCAATGCAGGGGGTTCCATGACTGGGGGAAGCCAGTTCAAGAAAAATGCTAATCTGCTTGGACGCAAACGTCAGCTGGATCAGTTGGATCAAGACATTGTAGATACGGAGCAGCAAATTGCAAGGTTGCGCCAGAGTGCAATAGATACCAAACGCCAGTTGGAGGAGACACAGACCCGTCTGGACGAGCTTCGTCACGGCGGCGATGTGAAGCGCGGCGAAGAGCAGCAGATGGCAATGGAGCTCAAGCAATTGGAGCATGAACTTCGTCATGTTCTAGAGCAGGTCGCTGCGTCTGGTCAGGAGAAAAAGGGCTTTGATCAGGAAATCAAGGAACTGGAAACTTCCCGTGAAGAAGCATTGGTAAAGTTGGCTGCGTTGGAGGAAGAAGAAAAGAAAACGCATCAGGCCATTCATGCTGCCGAATTTGCCCGTAAAGCCAACGAATCTGCCAAAGAGCAGCTGCAGGGAGAGCTCACGAATCTCAAGGTAAGAGAAGGAAAGCTGGACCAAGAGCGCTTTTCATTGGAAGAGCAGCTGCGCAGATTGCGTGGGGATTATGATACTCTTGGTAAGGATTCGAGACAAAACAAGACCTTGCTTGCTTCCATCGAAGCAGATTTGCTGACCAATGAGCAGGAGACCGTGAAACAGATTGAAAATCTCAATCAATACCGTTTGAAAAAGGAAGAAGCCGCACAGCAACTGGAATTCAAGCGGGCTGCACGTAGCAGCTTGTCCAAAAAGCTTGAAGTGGCTGAGAACGACACGAAAGAACAGCGAATTCAGCTCAAGTCAGTGGAGGAGTTGCTTCGTCAAACGGAAATTGGAGTAAATCGGCTTGATGTGGAACTGGAAAACGTTCTGAAAAAATTAAGTGATGATTATGAACTCAGCTATGAGTTAGCCAAGCAGCGTTACCCTATACCGGAAGATATTGAAGGTACGCAGAGTGAGGTAGAAAGGCTCAAACGTGGTATTTCCGCGTTGGGTGAGGTGAATCTAGGCGCCATTGAGGAATACCAGCGTGTGCATGAGCGTTATACGTTTCTTGATGAGCAAAAGTCTGATTTGGTGGAGGCCAAGACAACGCTTTATCAGGTTATTCGTGAAATGGATGAAGAAATGTCCAAACGCTTTAAGACTACGTTCGATGCTATTCGGCGCGAATTTGGAACGGTATTCTCCAAGCTGTTCGGAGGCGGACGTGCTGATCTCGTGCTGCTTGACCCGGAACGCTTATTGGAGACGGGAATTGACATCGTAGCTCAGCCACCGGGCAAAAAACTGCAAAACTTGCAGCTACTGTCGGGCGGTGAGCGTGCGTTAACAGCGATGGCGTTACTATTTGCCATTTTACACGTTAAACCTGTTCCATTCTGTGTACTCGATGAAGTAGAGGCTGCATTGGACGAAGCAAACGTGGTGCGTTTTGCCCAGTATTTACGAGAATTCTCGGAGCAGACACAGTTCATTGTAGTCACACACCGCAAGGGCACAATGGAAGAATCAGATGTGCTGTACGGGGTTACGATGGAGGAAGGCGGGGTTTCCAAACTCGTATCTGTCAAGCTAGACAACGATGAAGCTGAGATTGCCTGACATTAAATAACATACTTTCAGACCAACGGAGGGAATCCATGAGTTTCTTTAGGAAATTGAAGGAAAGCATTGCAAACAAAACTGAATCTGTCACAAAACAGTTCAAAGATGGATTGGAAAAAACACGTAAAGGTTTTGTTGAAAAAGTAACGGATTTGATGATTCGCCGTAAAAAGATTGATGAGGAATTTTATGAGGAACTGGAAGAAATTCTGATCGGAGCGGACGTAGGCGTCAACACGGTTATGAACCTCATTGAAGACCTGCGAGAAGAAGTGAAAAAGCGCAAAATTGAGGACGCATCGGAATTACAGCCTGTACTGTCGGAAAAGCTGTCCGAGTTGCTGCGGGGGAATGACAATAGTCAGCTCAAAATGAGCGCTGAAGGGATTACAGTCATTCTATTCGTGGGAGTCAATGGCGTCGGCAAAACGACAACCATTGGCAAGTTAGCTCACCGTTTTAAACAAGAGGGCAAAAAAGTATTGTTGGCTGCCGGAGATACGTTCCGGGCGGGTGCGATTGAACAGTTGGAGGTATGGGGCGAACGGGCAGGTGTAGAGGTTATTAAGCAGCAATCCGGTTCCGATCCGGCTGCGGTTATGTTTGATGCCGTACAGGCTGCCAAACAGCGTCAAGTGGATGTTTTGTTGTGTGATACCGCAGGACGTCTTCAGAATAAAAGCAATCTGATGGAGGAACTGAACAAAATTTTCCGCGTGATCCAACGCGAAATTCCAGATGCTCCTCATGAAGTGTTGTTGGTACTTGATGCGACGACTGGACAAAATGCACTTAACCAAGCCAAGCTGTTTGGTGAGAAAAGCGGTGTAACCGGGCTGGTACTAACGAAGTTGGATGGTACAGCGAAGGGCGGGATTGTTGTGGCCATCCGTCAGGAGCTGAATTTGCCTGTTAAGCTGGTGGGCTTAGGTGAAAAAGTGAATGATCTTCAACCGTTTGATTCCGAGCAATTCGTTCATGCGTTGTTTGCGGGGTTGATTCAGGAAGAGACCGTCGAAGTAACTGCTGCAGACGAGGAAGAACAGAACTGATACGTTTAAAGTAGGCTTTTATGTTACGTTTGGGACTAAGTAGCCATCCTGTTGCTGTTCAAGTTCGCCCAGATGTATAATGAAAGCAAGAGGTCTGTCGATGCCGTATATGTAATGTATGTTGTATGTAAAATATAAATAAGGAAGCCGGGTGAAAAACCGATGGCAAACACCTATACTTACTCCCGACGGGAAGAAGTAGCCAACGCCATTACACATGGAATTGGAGCCGTTTTAAGCGTGGCAGCGCTTGTGTTACTCATTGTTTTTGCTAGCTTGAAAGGAACCACTTGGCATGTCGTCAGCTTTACGATTTACGGGATTACGATGTTGCTGTTGTACACCAATTCAACGTTGCTTCATAGCCTGCGTGAAGGGAAAATGAAGGATTTGTTCGAAATATTCGATCATTCTTGCATTTACCTGTTCATTGCAGGTAGCTACACCCCGTTTATGCTCGTTGCACTGCGAGGTACTCTGGGATGGACACTGTTTGGAGTGATTTGGGGGATTGCACTGTTTGGTGTGTTGTTCAAGGCGTTCTTCACCAAGCGCTTCCTGTTTATGTCTACCGTGTTTTACATTGTGATGGGCTGGCTCATCACCATTGCCTGGAATCCTCTGGTTGCGACTGTTCCCGCCGGAGGGATGACGTTATTGTTCGTAGGTGGTCTTATGTATACGTTGGGCACGATTTTCTATGTGTGGCGGGCATTTCCATATCACCATGCGATCTGGCATCTATTTGTTTTGGCAGGCAGCATACTTCATTTTCTGGCTGTTCTGCTGTATCTTACTCCAGTAAGGGTTTAAGTAACAGTGGGCAAAAAGCCGATCCGTACTTCCGTTTGAGGGCAGTGGATCGGCTTTTTTTTGTATGACAAGGGATAACGCTTGACATCTTCTTTTCTTTTATGTATCATAAGGAACGTTGAAAAGAACTGTAAAGTGTTTTTCCTTGACGATGGAGGTATACAAGATGAGTCAGGAGAATCGGCTGGAAAAGACAAACCGGATTAACCGACTGTTTGACTTCTATGAACCTCTGCTTACAGAGAAGCAACAAATGTTTTTAAAATATTACTTCCATGATGATTTTTCTTTAGGGGAAATTGCATCGGAATTTCAAATTAGCCGTCAGGCAGTATATGAACATATTAAACGTGCTGAACAGGTATTGGAAATGTACGAGGAAAAGCTTGGTTTGCTAAGCAAGTATGAGCGTAGAATCCAAGATCTCGAAGAATTAAATAAGACGTTGTATGAGGCATTCGGTAAAATCGGTGAGTCCGATGAAGGCATACTGCAACATGTTCATCAAATTGTAAATCGCCTGCAGGAACTGTAGGACATATAGATTAAGAACAAACAACCCTGGTAGACAAGGAGGTGCGAAAGTATGGCATTTGAAGGATTATCGACTCGCTTGCAAAATGTATTCAGTAAACTGCGCGGTAAAGGAAAAGTGTCTGAGGATGATGTAGCTCAGGCGATGCGTGAAGTACGATTAGCTTTGCTTGAGGCGGACGTTAACTTCAAGGTTGTAAAGGACTTTATTGCCAAGGTAAAGGAGAAATCCGTTGGTAAGGAAGTGATGGACAGCTTTACGCCAGGCATGGTCATCATCGACATCGTGAACAAAGAACTGACCGAGTTGATGGGTGGCAGTCAGGCCAAGCTTGCCAAAGCAAACAAACCGCCTACGGTCATTATGATGGTGGGTCTCCAGGGCGCAGGTAAGACGACGACGTCTGGTAAACTGGCGAAATTGCTGCAAAAGCAAAATCATCGTCCATTGCTTGTAGCTGGTGATATTTATAGACCAGCCGCGATCAAGCAACTTCAGGTTCTTGGGGAGCAGATTAATACTCCTGTATTTACACTGGGAGATCAGACAAGCCCGGTAGAAATTGCAAAACAGGGTTTGCAGCATGCTAAGGATAATGGTAATGACTACGTTATTATAGATACTGCTGGTCGTCTTCATGTTGATGAAGAGCTCATGGAAGAGTTGCGCCAGATTCATACCAACGTCAACCCGGATGAAGTTCTACTGGTTGTAGATAGCATGACGGGGCAGGACGCGGTTAACGTTGCGGAGCACTTTAATAATAGCTTGGAGTTAACGGGAGTTGTACTGACGAAGCTGGATGGTGACACTCGTGGTGGTGCAGCTTTATCGGTTAAGGCTGTGACGGGATGCCCAATCAAGTTTGCTACATTGGGTGAAAAGCTGGATGCGATGGAGCCGTTTCATCCTGAACGGATGGCTTCACGGATTTTAGGCATGGGTGATATGTTGTCCCTGATTGAAAAAGCGCAGTCCAATATCGACGCCGATAAGGCGAAGGAAATGGAACGGAAAATGCGTAATGCCGAGTTTACTTTTGAAGATTTTCTGGAGCAAATGGATCAAGTTAAGAAGCTTGGCCCAATCGACCAGATTCTTGATATGATTCCGGGTATGGGCAACATGAAGCAAATGAAAGATATCAAAGTGGATGACAAACAGATGGGCCGGATTGAGGCTATCGTTCATTCTATGACCACACAGGAAAAGCAAAACCCAGACATGATTAATCATAGCCGTCGCAAACGTATTTCTGTAGGCAGCGGAACATCACTGGCTGAGGTAAATCGTCTGATAAAGCAATTCGACGAAATGCGTCGCATGATGAAGCAGTTCTCAGATATGATGGGACCTAAGGGTGGCAAAAACAAGGCTATGAAGCAGTTGAAGAGTATGGGTAAAGGTATGAAGTTTCCTTTCCGCTAAGGCCAATAGGCCCTTGGAATTATGGGATAACAATATACAGTCTACTTTTTGAAGGAGGTGAATTTTCGTGGCAGTTCGTATTCGTCTGAAACGTATGGGTGCACATAAAGCTCCTTTCTATCGCGTCGTGGTATCTGATTCTCGTTCCCCGCGTGACGGTCGTTTTATCGAAGAAATCGGTTACTACAACCCAATCACAGTACCAGCGGTTGTAAAAATTGATGAAGATAAAGCGCTGAAATGGTTGCAAGATGGTGCACAAGCATCCGACACAGTCCGTAACTTGCTTAGCAAAGCGGGCGTAATGAAAAAGTTTCATGAGTCTAAACTACAGAAATAAGGTGCTGATACGGAGGGTCAACCATGGAAGAATTAGTGATAATCATTGCTAAGGCTTTAGTCGATCATCCGGAAGATGTAACCGTGAAGACCTTGGAGAAGGATCGGCTTGTTGTATATGAGCTTAGTGTGCATCCTGAGGATGTAGGCAAAATCATTGGTAAGCAGGGTCGTATCGCCAAGGCGCTTCGCACTGTGGTTGCATCAGCAGCCGTTAAGATGGATAAACGGGTTACCGTAGACATCATATCTTAAAGATATACGAAAGTGGGTTAGGATGTATGTCCTAACCCTTTTTCGTACATGATGAAGATGATATGGAGCGGGACCGATTACAAGCAGGAGGAACACGATGCAACAATTGTTTAATGTCGGAAAAATTGTGAACACCCATGGAATCCGTGGGGAGCTTAAAATATTAACGACGACAGATTTCCCAGAGGATCGCTTTGCTAAAGGTAGTGAGCTTTTGATTGTTCCGGCTGAAGGTAAAGCCCCGATTCCCGTAACTATTGAAACAGCGCGTTTTCAAAAAAATATGGTTGTCGCTAAATTTAAGGAATATCACAATATCAATGAAGTTGAGAAATATAAAGGTACTTTGTTGAAGGTATCTGCTGAGCGGTTAGGCGAATTGGAAGAGAATGAATTTTATTTTCATGAAGTAGTCGGCATGGAAGTGGTGACCGAAGACGGAAATGAGCTCGGCGTGGTCAAAGAAATTTTGACTCCGGGAGCCAATGATGTATGGGTAGTCAAAATGCCTAAAGGCAAGGAACTACTATTGCCGTATATAGAGGATGTTATTTTGGATGTAAACGTGCGCGAAAAACGGGTTACGGTACGGTTAATGGAAGGTCTGCTGTAATGCGGGTGGATGTGCTGACCCTGTTTCCAGAGATGTTTGATGGAGTATTTAATGCAAGCATTCTGGGAAAAGCAAGGGATAAGGGAATTGTATCACTGCAAGCGGTTAATTTTCGTCAGTATGCCGGCAACAAGCATGGACAAGTGGATGATACGCCCTATGGCGGTGGGGGTGGCATGGTTTTGAAGCCTGACCCTATTTTTGCTGCCGTGGAAGCGCTGTTGGATAAATCAGAGGAAACAACATTAGAAACTGCCGATGAAGTTATTCAACATGAAGGGATAGAACGTAACACAGACATAAAATCTCCGCGTATCATTTTGATGTGTCCACAAGGCGAGACTTTTACGCAAAAGAAAGC
This window contains:
- the rimM gene encoding ribosome maturation factor RimM (Essential for efficient processing of 16S rRNA); the protein is MQQLFNVGKIVNTHGIRGELKILTTTDFPEDRFAKGSELLIVPAEGKAPIPVTIETARFQKNMVVAKFKEYHNINEVEKYKGTLLKVSAERLGELEENEFYFHEVVGMEVVTEDGNELGVVKEILTPGANDVWVVKMPKGKELLLPYIEDVILDVNVREKRVTVRLMEGLL
- the trhA gene encoding PAQR family membrane homeostasis protein TrhA yields the protein MANTYTYSRREEVANAITHGIGAVLSVAALVLLIVFASLKGTTWHVVSFTIYGITMLLLYTNSTLLHSLREGKMKDLFEIFDHSCIYLFIAGSYTPFMLVALRGTLGWTLFGVIWGIALFGVLFKAFFTKRFLFMSTVFYIVMGWLITIAWNPLVATVPAGGMTLLFVGGLMYTLGTIFYVWRAFPYHHAIWHLFVLAGSILHFLAVLLYLTPVRV
- a CDS encoding KH domain-containing protein, coding for MEELVIIIAKALVDHPEDVTVKTLEKDRLVVYELSVHPEDVGKIIGKQGRIAKALRTVVASAAVKMDKRVTVDIIS
- the smc gene encoding chromosome segregation protein SMC, which encodes MFLKRIELAGFKSFADKTEMEFVRGITAVVGPNGSGKSNISDGIRWVLGEQSAKSLRGGKMEDIIFAGSDARKAVNYGEVSLTLDNEDQALPLDFGEVTVTRRVHRSGDSEYFINRQSCRLRDITELFMDTGIGKEAYSIIGQGRIEEILSTRSEDRRGIFEEASGIVKYKSRKKDAVRKLDETEQNLLRIHDLVSELEDQIGPLKEQSEKAIHFKELRGELKSKEISMYVHQIEQIHTSWSDATSKLALLQQEQLQLSTVVSRHDAMLESDRNELRQLEEQVEQLQRDLLQYSEATEKSEGYGELLKERTRNLEANREQLILSLSTSESRHSERRSELDQLNEKLSALNVELDELRARLSDEEAKLIGVTGGISQEQEESLKGGLLELMNQMAQARNEIRYTDQQKEALERRVTRVSDESGKWEAQKVQLEKRKKGLEAAVQKLGQEISSLRSGYIQGSEKYQALQKLLEENQGTVRKWEQKREAQISRRDTMKEMQDDFDGFMLGVKEVLKAARKETLHGVHGAVAELIRVPEHLEQAMETALGASVQHIVMENESVSRQAISFLKQRQLGRATFLPMDVIRPRQIGAGERQIAEGAEGFVGIGADLVQYDDRYAGIVGSLLGNVVIARTLEDANRIAARCQYRYRVVTLEGDVVNAGGSMTGGSQFKKNANLLGRKRQLDQLDQDIVDTEQQIARLRQSAIDTKRQLEETQTRLDELRHGGDVKRGEEQQMAMELKQLEHELRHVLEQVAASGQEKKGFDQEIKELETSREEALVKLAALEEEEKKTHQAIHAAEFARKANESAKEQLQGELTNLKVREGKLDQERFSLEEQLRRLRGDYDTLGKDSRQNKTLLASIEADLLTNEQETVKQIENLNQYRLKKEEAAQQLEFKRAARSSLSKKLEVAENDTKEQRIQLKSVEELLRQTEIGVNRLDVELENVLKKLSDDYELSYELAKQRYPIPEDIEGTQSEVERLKRGISALGEVNLGAIEEYQRVHERYTFLDEQKSDLVEAKTTLYQVIREMDEEMSKRFKTTFDAIRREFGTVFSKLFGGGRADLVLLDPERLLETGIDIVAQPPGKKLQNLQLLSGGERALTAMALLFAILHVKPVPFCVLDEVEAALDEANVVRFAQYLREFSEQTQFIVVTHRKGTMEESDVLYGVTMEEGGVSKLVSVKLDNDEAEIA
- a CDS encoding putative DNA-binding protein; translated protein: MSQENRLEKTNRINRLFDFYEPLLTEKQQMFLKYYFHDDFSLGEIASEFQISRQAVYEHIKRAEQVLEMYEEKLGLLSKYERRIQDLEELNKTLYEAFGKIGESDEGILQHVHQIVNRLQEL
- the ffh gene encoding signal recognition particle protein, whose amino-acid sequence is MAFEGLSTRLQNVFSKLRGKGKVSEDDVAQAMREVRLALLEADVNFKVVKDFIAKVKEKSVGKEVMDSFTPGMVIIDIVNKELTELMGGSQAKLAKANKPPTVIMMVGLQGAGKTTTSGKLAKLLQKQNHRPLLVAGDIYRPAAIKQLQVLGEQINTPVFTLGDQTSPVEIAKQGLQHAKDNGNDYVIIDTAGRLHVDEELMEELRQIHTNVNPDEVLLVVDSMTGQDAVNVAEHFNNSLELTGVVLTKLDGDTRGGAALSVKAVTGCPIKFATLGEKLDAMEPFHPERMASRILGMGDMLSLIEKAQSNIDADKAKEMERKMRNAEFTFEDFLEQMDQVKKLGPIDQILDMIPGMGNMKQMKDIKVDDKQMGRIEAIVHSMTTQEKQNPDMINHSRRKRISVGSGTSLAEVNRLIKQFDEMRRMMKQFSDMMGPKGGKNKAMKQLKSMGKGMKFPFR
- the ftsY gene encoding signal recognition particle-docking protein FtsY produces the protein MSFFRKLKESIANKTESVTKQFKDGLEKTRKGFVEKVTDLMIRRKKIDEEFYEELEEILIGADVGVNTVMNLIEDLREEVKKRKIEDASELQPVLSEKLSELLRGNDNSQLKMSAEGITVILFVGVNGVGKTTTIGKLAHRFKQEGKKVLLAAGDTFRAGAIEQLEVWGERAGVEVIKQQSGSDPAAVMFDAVQAAKQRQVDVLLCDTAGRLQNKSNLMEELNKIFRVIQREIPDAPHEVLLVLDATTGQNALNQAKLFGEKSGVTGLVLTKLDGTAKGGIVVAIRQELNLPVKLVGLGEKVNDLQPFDSEQFVHALFAGLIQEETVEVTAADEEEQN
- the rpsP gene encoding 30S ribosomal protein S16; protein product: MAVRIRLKRMGAHKAPFYRVVVSDSRSPRDGRFIEEIGYYNPITVPAVVKIDEDKALKWLQDGAQASDTVRNLLSKAGVMKKFHESKLQK